In the genome of Chryseobacterium phocaeense, the window TTACTTAAAATGTGGTTATCCTTTTCTATATATTTCATGATGCTGTACCCCGGTCCGTTGATGGTAGGATTAGCGATCAGGTTTCTTTTAGCATCGGAAAATCTGTAGTTGATATTAAAGAACAGATTATTCAGCGGGTTTCTGTATTCTATTCTTGTCCCTGCAGATTTGTTATTATTCTGAGGAATAGGATTGTTGATATCCATTGCATTAATTCCGCTTGGAGAAGTCATCAAGAATCCTGAATACGCTGTATTGATTTCCCCGAAGTTGTTATTAATATTCGCGTTTACCGAAGCTTTCCAGAAAGAGGCAAACGTGTACTGTGCAAAAACACTCGGTTCAAAAGTAACTTTATTGACTGTTTTCGATACATTTCTCAATGGATCCTCCGCTTTAATATTGTTCGAATTCACAGGGAAATTGGCATATAACATCCAGGCATCACTCTTATAGTTTACCCCTAAGCTTCCATAAGGAGTAGCTGTGGTATATCTTAAGTCATTGCTATACGCTGAAGGAGACACCCCTGTTGTGGTGATATTGTACAGATCTGTAACCAGATCCGTTGTTTTAAAATTAAATCCAATTTCCGGTGTAAAGGTCCAGTTCTTTTTAGAAAAACCAATATTGGCAGAATGATTGGCTTCCAAAGTTTTAAGTCTTAAATTCTGGCGGACAAAATCTCCTGATCCGGGAGTGAATCCAGGAATCCCAAGATAAGATGACGGTGAGACCTCAAGGTTCTGTTTGTCGGTCTGGTAACTCACAAAAGATAACAGATTCACCATTTTTTCTTTCCATGGGATGATGGTACTTAATGAGTTCTGAAATGATGTGGTGGGAGATTCTACAGCTTCTTCCGCTTGTCTCAGTTTTCCGTCCTTCACATCAATCCTGTCAACCATTCCTCTGTCTGCATTCCAGTATTGGGAAAAGCTTGTTGTATTTTTAAAGAATCCTTTTTTAGCGTTCTTGGTGAATATCAATTCTCCTTTTGCTTTATCCGTATAGAAGTTGTTAAAAATATTCGTGTAGTTGGAACTTCCTCCAAAATAATCGGTCTGGCTGTAGGATTCTCTTTCAACGGCATTATTGGTATAATTGGCATTGGCTTTAAGCTCCCATTCTTTCTTTTTATCAATGTTCGTCAGGTAATTGGCAGAAAGATAATGCACGTTGTTCATCAGGTATCTTTTTACCGGCAGATTCGGTGTACTTGCATTTTCCACATTCAGCCAGTCATTTTGGGAGGCATTAATTCTTCTTCCTTCATATCTGCTTCCGAACGCGAGAATATTTCCCTCATTTTCCACCTGCTCACCCATATTGTTTGTTTTATAATTGACTACCCACTGGCTTTTCTGTCCGAAGAACATCGGGGTCAATTTCACATTCCATAACCATGGATCTCCAAATCCTGATCCTACTTCACCCCTTCCGGTCATGGTTACGGATTTTTTCAGTTTGATATTGATGGCCGCCTGCTCCGAAGGGACCTTGTCCTGAAGTATTTTTACCGGCTGGTGGTTTTCAAGAACCTCTACTTTCTGTACCGCATCTTTTGGAAGGGAATTATTGATGGTTCCGTAACCTCCTTCCATCAGGTCTTTTCCGTTGACATAAAATTTATTGATCGCATTTCCCTGATACAGGATGCTTCCGTCTTTATTCACCTCAATACCGGGGATTTTTCGCATGACATCGGCAAGCGTTCGGTCACTTTTACTGTCAAAAGCTTTAAGGTCATAGGCAATGGTATCCCCTCTGGCTGTGATCATCTTGGTTTTTAGCTGCACTTCTTTGATTTCTGTAGCCTCAGACTGCATTTTAAACGTCAGGGTCTGATCGCTGTTGCTGATCTGCTGAATCAGAGGTTTCTGATTGAAGGCTTTTACTTTCAGGTCTACGGCAGGTACCGAAGAAGTGAAGGTTACTTTATATTCTCCTTTGGAATTGGTAATGCCGTACGCAAGGATAGCATCCTTTCCCGGTTCCTCTATAGTTACACTCGCACTTGGGATAGGGGATCCATCTTCATCGGTAATTTTCCCGGATACTGTTTTCTGTGCGAATGTAAGAACCGTAAAAAAGAGCATCATAAATAAGGAGATCTTTCTTTTCATAATTTATTATTTGAATAATTAGTTCGTAGGTTGCGATTTTTGTTACACTTTTTTAAAGATGCATTTTTAAGAAAAAGGTTAAACACCTTTTAACACTATAAAAATAGTGATAAAAATTTTTAATATTTTTTTCCTCTCCAAAATTTTATGAGCATTTATTATCCGAATCGCAGAAATTGGGATACCGTTGAGTTGATGCTCTGTCAATTTTATTTTAAATCTTGGTTTGGTATGAAGATTCATTAAATCTATTTCCGAATTTTGACGATCATTGATTGGCTCTTTTTATCCGCATGTAACGTTTGCCGATAAAATACTGTCTTATTTAAAGCAAATAGTACTTCACTTATGCATAAAGACTTACTTTTTTAAATTCTTATTTAGTCTAAATAGTTAAAAGTGATTTGAATCATAGATTAAAAAAAAATTAAACACTGATTCATATATATTTATTTAATAATTTTGTAACATAAAATTTATAGAATGGGAATTATTTTAAAGCCTATAGATGTTGTAGATGATATTACTCAGAAGGAGTTTACAGAAAAATATCTAAAGCCCAGAAGGCCCGTTGTCATCAAAAATATGGCAAGAAACTGGCCTGCTTACCAGAAATGGACGATGGATTATGTGAAGGAAGTGGTAGGTAATGTGGAAGTTCCTCTTTATGATTCTAAAAAAGCAGATCCTGCGGCTCCCATTAATACGCCTACTACGAAAATGAAGTTTGCAGATTATATAGACCTCATCCAAAGAGAGCCTACTGATTTGAGAATTTTCTTTTTTGACCCAATAAAGCATGCCGGGAAGCTACTGGAAGATTATATCTCTCCTAAAGAACTTATGGGAGGCTTTCTGGATAAATATCCTTCTATGTTTTTTGGAGGAAAAGGATCTGTGACGTTCCTTCATTATGATATTGATATGGCTCACATTTTCCATACCCATTTCAACGGAAGAAAGCATGTAAAGCTTTTTGAATATAAATGGAAAGAAAGGCTGTATCAGCTTCCTTATGCGACCTATGCTCTGGAAGATTATGATATTGATAATCCTGATTTCGAAAAATTTCCGGCCCTTGACGGGGTAGAAGGAATTGAATGTTTCCTGGAACATGGAGATACCCTTTTCATGCCTACCGGATGGTGGCACTGGATGAAATACCTGGACGGAAGCTTCTCCATTTCTCTGAGAGCGTGGGACAAGTCCTGGGCGGTGAAAGCACACTCTTTGTGGAACCTTACCGTACAGCGTAAATTCGACGATATTATGAAGTCCAATTTCAAAAAGAAATACATGGACTGGAAGGAAAAAGTAGCCATAAAAAGAGCAGAAATTGCTTTAAAAAGAGGCTTACCAAG includes:
- a CDS encoding cupin-like domain-containing protein, which gives rise to MGIILKPIDVVDDITQKEFTEKYLKPRRPVVIKNMARNWPAYQKWTMDYVKEVVGNVEVPLYDSKKADPAAPINTPTTKMKFADYIDLIQREPTDLRIFFFDPIKHAGKLLEDYISPKELMGGFLDKYPSMFFGGKGSVTFLHYDIDMAHIFHTHFNGRKHVKLFEYKWKERLYQLPYATYALEDYDIDNPDFEKFPALDGVEGIECFLEHGDTLFMPTGWWHWMKYLDGSFSISLRAWDKSWAVKAHSLWNLTVQRKFDDIMKSNFKKKYMDWKEKVAIKRAEIALKRGLPR
- a CDS encoding carboxypeptidase-like regulatory domain-containing protein, which encodes MKRKISLFMMLFFTVLTFAQKTVSGKITDEDGSPIPSASVTIEEPGKDAILAYGITNSKGEYKVTFTSSVPAVDLKVKAFNQKPLIQQISNSDQTLTFKMQSEATEIKEVQLKTKMITARGDTIAYDLKAFDSKSDRTLADVMRKIPGIEVNKDGSILYQGNAINKFYVNGKDLMEGGYGTINNSLPKDAVQKVEVLENHQPVKILQDKVPSEQAAINIKLKKSVTMTGRGEVGSGFGDPWLWNVKLTPMFFGQKSQWVVNYKTNNMGEQVENEGNILAFGSRYEGRRINASQNDWLNVENASTPNLPVKRYLMNNVHYLSANYLTNIDKKKEWELKANANYTNNAVERESYSQTDYFGGSSNYTNIFNNFYTDKAKGELIFTKNAKKGFFKNTTSFSQYWNADRGMVDRIDVKDGKLRQAEEAVESPTTSFQNSLSTIIPWKEKMVNLLSFVSYQTDKQNLEVSPSSYLGIPGFTPGSGDFVRQNLRLKTLEANHSANIGFSKKNWTFTPEIGFNFKTTDLVTDLYNITTTGVSPSAYSNDLRYTTATPYGSLGVNYKSDAWMLYANFPVNSNNIKAEDPLRNVSKTVNKVTFEPSVFAQYTFASFWKASVNANINNNFGEINTAYSGFLMTSPSGINAMDINNPIPQNNNKSAGTRIEYRNPLNNLFFNINYRFSDAKRNLIANPTINGPGYSIMKYIEKDNHILSNGYSMEVGKYFPKLKTNASLSYSNNTTKSDAFLNNDAYTNKNIGQSYGIKLNNSYFSWMSIDYNASISRTKQTSTGGINSNAVRTGFTHNLAAFFYPVEDHTIGFNWDQVNTNAGDQKYHNGFYDVSYQFTWAKKKIDFELKWMNIANKKVFETYDINTTNITYTRYQLRPSQVMFTVKFNFK